Proteins co-encoded in one Ananas comosus cultivar F153 linkage group 15, ASM154086v1, whole genome shotgun sequence genomic window:
- the LOC109721306 gene encoding DNAJ protein JJJ1 homolog isoform X1 has protein sequence MAEPRKRCFYEILGVSRDASQEEIRSAYKRLALQLHPDKAAAAAASSAAADDAAVAATAAFQELRHAYEVLSDPKERAYYDSHRSQILFSDAAAAKSHKASSFADLDLFSFFSNSAFSGFSDTGRGFYKVYGDLFAKVYAKELWFATTFGSGPGAVPPAPLIGNLDSPYEQVTAFYNYWLGFCTVMDFAWVDEYDAMAGPNRRSRRAMEEENKKLRKKAKREYNDSVRGLAAFVKKRDKRVVDMMRKTKMEEEKRRAAEKERKREEERKKMERARAYEEPEWSRINEKEDVIGFDDDGEDDDEKSKKKKKGGEEFYCVACNKKFKSDKQWKNHEQSKKHRDKVAELKTMFKEEEEVFDEEERDGDEVFADFDYEPAPESEDGEAVDELCSDVQDDLKLHEESVEDEDMEGGDDKSLDTDNEASILESMVSGRKARKSDSLNHQDSAFSSIDHHEIDGENSMANDDTRSRGRRNRASRRRSNYDGYDEAVRTQKDGSQQDESGHHNRERGADDNKEGSCLVEEVVTQKKGDRAAKKNQKPKENQVDGKGAGKTERAGDQNHSSKARKQKAKDAPSNSCGTCGESFESRNKLFAHLGNTGHAMLKSR, from the exons ATGGCGGAGCCGCGCAAGAGGTGCTTCTACGAGATCCTCGGCGTGAGCCGCGACGCCTCCCAGGAGGAGATCCGCTCGGCCTACAAGCGCCTCGCTCTCCAGCTTCACCCCgacaaggcggcggcggcggcggcctcctCCGCAGCCGCCGACGACGCCGCCGTGGCGGCCACCGCCGCGTTCCAGGAGCTCCGCCATGCCTACGAGGTCCTCTCCGACCCCAAGGAGCGCGCCTACTACGACTCCCACCGCTCCCAGATCCTCTtctccgacgccgccgccgccaaatCGCACAAGGCCTCCTCGTTTGCCGACCTCgacctcttctccttcttctccaattCCGCCTTCTCCGGCTTCTCCGACACCGGCCGCGGCTTCTACAAGGTCTACGGCGACCTCTTCGCCAAGGTCTACGCCAAGGAGCTCTGGTTCGCCACCACCTTCGGATCGGGGCCCGGCGCCGTCCCCCCCGCGCCGCTCATCGGTAATCTCGATAGCCCCTATGAGCAAGTTACCGCCTTTTATAATTACTGGCTAGGGTTTTGCACCGTTATGGATTTTGCGTGGGTCGACGAGTACGACGCCATGGCCGGGCCCAATCGGAGGTCGAGGAGGGCGATGGAGGAGGAGAATAAGAAGCTGAGGAAGAAGGCTAAGAGGGAGTACAATGATTCCGTCCGCGGGCTCGCGGCTTTTGTGAAGAAGAGGGACAAGAGGGTGGTGGATATGATGAGGAAGACGAAGATGGAGGAGGAGAAGCGGAGGGCGgcggagaaggaaaggaagagggaggaggagaggaagaagatggagcgGGCAAGGGCTTATGAGGAGCCCGAGTGGTCAAGAATCAATGAAAAGGAGGATGTTATAGGATTTGATGATGACGGTGAGGATGATGATGAAAaaagcaagaagaagaagaaaggtgGTGAGGAGTTCTATTGCGTTGCTTGTAATAAGAAGTTTAAGTCGGATAAGCAGTGGAAGAACCACGAGCAGTCGAAGAAGCATAGAGATAAGGTGGCGGAGCTGAAGACGATGttcaaggaggaagaagaggtaTTTGATGAGGAGGAAAGAGATGGAGATGAAGTCTTTGCCGACTTTGATTACGAGCCAGCACCGGAATCTGAGGATGGTGAGGCAGTGGATGAACTATGTTCAGATGTGCAGGATGATTTGAAACTGCATGAAGAGAGTGTTGAAGATGAGGATATGGAGGGTGGTGATGATAAATCATTGGATACAGACAATGAAGCGAGCATCTTAGAATCAATGGTCTCAGGACGCAAGGCTAGAAAGAGCGATAGTTTGAATCACCAAGATAGTGCATTTAGTAGCATCGATCATCATGAAATTGATGGAGAGAACTCCATGGCGAATGATGATACCAGATCAAGAGGTCGCCGGAATCGAGCATCAAGAAGACGGTCCAATTATGATGGCTATGATGAAGCAGTGAGGACACAGAAAGACGGAAGTCAGCAGGACGAAAGTGGGCATCATAATCGGGAGAGAGGTGCTGACGATAATAAGGAGGGTTCTTGTCTGGTTGAGGAGGTTGTTACTCAAAAAAAGGGAGATCGAGCCGCCAAAAAGAACCAGAAGCCTAAAGAGAACCAGGTTGATGGGAAAGGAGCTGGTAAGACAGAAAGAGCTGGCGACCAAAATCATTCATCAAAAGCAAGGAAGCAAAAG GCAAAAGACGCACCAAGTAATTCATGCGGAACATGTGGGGAAAGCTTTGAATCAAG GAACAAGCTATTTGCACATCTGGGCAACACAGGCCATGCCATGCTTAAGTCACGATAG
- the LOC109721306 gene encoding DNAJ protein JJJ1 homolog isoform X2 → MAEPRKRCFYEILGVSRDASQEEIRSAYKRLALQLHPDKAAAAAASSAAADDAAVAATAAFQELRHAYEVLSDPKERAYYDSHRSQILFSDAAAAKSHKASSFADLDLFSFFSNSAFSGFSDTGRGFYKVYGDLFAKVYAKELWFATTFGSGPGAVPPAPLIGNLDSPYEQVTAFYNYWLGFCTVMDFAWVDEYDAMAGPNRRSRRAMEEENKKLRKKAKREYNDSVRGLAAFVKKRDKRVVDMMRKTKMEEEKRRAAEKERKREEERKKMERARAYEEPEWSRINEKEDVIGFDDDGEDDDEKSKKKKKGGEEFYCVACNKKFKSDKQWKNHEQSKKHRDKVAELKTMFKEEEEVFDEEERDGDEVFADFDYEPAPESEDGEAVDELCSDVQDDLKLHEESVEDEDMEGGDDKSLDTDNEASILESMVSGRKARKSDSLNHQDSAFSSIDHHEIDGENSMANDDTRSRGRRNRASRRRSNYDGYDEAVRTQKDGSQQDESGHHNRERGADDNKEGSCLVEEVVTQKKGDRAAKKNQKPKENQVDGKGAGKTERAGDQNHSSKARKQK, encoded by the exons ATGGCGGAGCCGCGCAAGAGGTGCTTCTACGAGATCCTCGGCGTGAGCCGCGACGCCTCCCAGGAGGAGATCCGCTCGGCCTACAAGCGCCTCGCTCTCCAGCTTCACCCCgacaaggcggcggcggcggcggcctcctCCGCAGCCGCCGACGACGCCGCCGTGGCGGCCACCGCCGCGTTCCAGGAGCTCCGCCATGCCTACGAGGTCCTCTCCGACCCCAAGGAGCGCGCCTACTACGACTCCCACCGCTCCCAGATCCTCTtctccgacgccgccgccgccaaatCGCACAAGGCCTCCTCGTTTGCCGACCTCgacctcttctccttcttctccaattCCGCCTTCTCCGGCTTCTCCGACACCGGCCGCGGCTTCTACAAGGTCTACGGCGACCTCTTCGCCAAGGTCTACGCCAAGGAGCTCTGGTTCGCCACCACCTTCGGATCGGGGCCCGGCGCCGTCCCCCCCGCGCCGCTCATCGGTAATCTCGATAGCCCCTATGAGCAAGTTACCGCCTTTTATAATTACTGGCTAGGGTTTTGCACCGTTATGGATTTTGCGTGGGTCGACGAGTACGACGCCATGGCCGGGCCCAATCGGAGGTCGAGGAGGGCGATGGAGGAGGAGAATAAGAAGCTGAGGAAGAAGGCTAAGAGGGAGTACAATGATTCCGTCCGCGGGCTCGCGGCTTTTGTGAAGAAGAGGGACAAGAGGGTGGTGGATATGATGAGGAAGACGAAGATGGAGGAGGAGAAGCGGAGGGCGgcggagaaggaaaggaagagggaggaggagaggaagaagatggagcgGGCAAGGGCTTATGAGGAGCCCGAGTGGTCAAGAATCAATGAAAAGGAGGATGTTATAGGATTTGATGATGACGGTGAGGATGATGATGAAAaaagcaagaagaagaagaaaggtgGTGAGGAGTTCTATTGCGTTGCTTGTAATAAGAAGTTTAAGTCGGATAAGCAGTGGAAGAACCACGAGCAGTCGAAGAAGCATAGAGATAAGGTGGCGGAGCTGAAGACGATGttcaaggaggaagaagaggtaTTTGATGAGGAGGAAAGAGATGGAGATGAAGTCTTTGCCGACTTTGATTACGAGCCAGCACCGGAATCTGAGGATGGTGAGGCAGTGGATGAACTATGTTCAGATGTGCAGGATGATTTGAAACTGCATGAAGAGAGTGTTGAAGATGAGGATATGGAGGGTGGTGATGATAAATCATTGGATACAGACAATGAAGCGAGCATCTTAGAATCAATGGTCTCAGGACGCAAGGCTAGAAAGAGCGATAGTTTGAATCACCAAGATAGTGCATTTAGTAGCATCGATCATCATGAAATTGATGGAGAGAACTCCATGGCGAATGATGATACCAGATCAAGAGGTCGCCGGAATCGAGCATCAAGAAGACGGTCCAATTATGATGGCTATGATGAAGCAGTGAGGACACAGAAAGACGGAAGTCAGCAGGACGAAAGTGGGCATCATAATCGGGAGAGAGGTGCTGACGATAATAAGGAGGGTTCTTGTCTGGTTGAGGAGGTTGTTACTCAAAAAAAGGGAGATCGAGCCGCCAAAAAGAACCAGAAGCCTAAAGAGAACCAGGTTGATGGGAAAGGAGCTGGTAAGACAGAAAGAGCTGGCGACCAAAATCATTCATCAAAAGCAAGGAAGCAAAAG TAA